A stretch of DNA from Longimicrobiaceae bacterium:
CCCGCTCCCGCATCGTCGGAGATGCCCGGCCGCGCATCTACCGGAGTGCTCAGCCGCGCATCTGCCGATGTTCCTGGCCGCGCATCATCTGAAGTGCCCGGCCGCGCATCTACCGAAGTGCTCGACCGTACATTCTCCGCAATGCCTGGCTTCGCATCTGCCGAGATGCTTTGGCCGGCATTTACAGACGTGCCCGGATCTGCGTTCTGCGATGCCCGCGGCACCGCGTCTCCTGACGTGCTCGGCCGGGTGTCTTCAAACGTGGACGGATGCGCATCTTCCGACTGCCTGTGCGGCGCACGTTACGGCTTACCTGGACTGATATCGATGACGTGCCGAACCCCGCATCTGCCCACGTGACCGGCCCCGCATCTCCCGAAAAGGCCGCGCCGCGGGCGGGCGTGAACGGCGACGCGCCGCTCGTGGTCCGCGGCGTGCGAAAGGGCTACCGGCGCGGCGTCGTGCTGCGCGACGTGTCGTTCGAGGTTCGCGTGGGCGAGGCGGTCGCGCTGCTGGGGTCCAACGGGGCGGGGAAGAGCACGCTTCTCGGCTGCCTGACCGGCGACCGCCTGCCCGACGCGGGCGAGGTGCGGCTCTGCGGGGCCGACCCGTTCTCGGACCTAGCCGCCGCGGCGCGGTGTATGGGTTTCGTCCCGGAGCAACCGTTTCTGTACGGCGAGCTGACCGTCGGCGAGATGCTCCAGTTCGTCGCCGCGGCCCGCGGGATCGCCGTGCCGGACGCGGAGCGCGAGGCGGCGCGGCTGCTGTCGCTGCTGGGCCTGGCGGGTGCGGAAGGCACGCTCTGCCGCGAGCTCTCGCAGGGCATGGGGCGCAAGACGGCCATCATCGCGGCGCTGCTGCACGGCCCGCGCGTGATCCTGCTGGACGAGGCACTGAACGGGCTGGACCGCACGTCCGCCGGGCGGCTGATCGCGGAGCTGGACGCCCGGCGCGCGGCCGGCGCCGCCGTCCTCCTCTCCAGCCACGACCTCGATCTGGTCGCGGAGTGGTGCGGGCGAGGGCTGATGCTGGCCCCCGGCGGCGTGTGGCGCGTGCTGGAAGGAAGCGACTGGGAGGCGTGGCGGAAGTCTCCCACGCTCAACGCAGGAACTTGAACGAACTCACACGGGAGGTTGGGATGACGAACGTCAAGCGTGCTCTCTCTTCGGTGGCCGTGCTCGCGGCCGTCGCGCTGTCGGCCTGCACGGGCAGCCTCAAGCAGCCCACCATCGACCTCCAGGGCCTGAGCCTGGCCGGCTTCGGCCTCCAGGGCGGCACGGTGATGGTGAACCTGCGCGTGCACAACCCCAACAGCCTGGGCTTCCGCACCGAGAACCTGACCTACGACCTGTACCTCAAGAACCCGAACGCCACCGGCGACTCGGCCTGGACCCGCTTCGCGCAGGGCACCAGCGACGAGAAGTGGACCATCGAGGGCTTCCAGACGCGCGACATCCAGATCCCCGTGAGCTTCAGCTACGGGCTGCTGGGCGGCGCCGGGTCCGCGCTGCTGCGCAACGGCAGCTTCGAGTACCGCGCGCTGGGGCACGTGGACGTGCACACCGGCCTGGGCTCGCGCCAGGTGCCGTTCCGGAAGACGGGCGTCGTGTACATGTCCGGCGCCACGCGATGACGCTGGTCCGGCTCACGGGAGCGGGCAGGCAGTTCGGCGACCGCTGGGTCCTGCGCGACGTGTCGTTCACCGTCGCGCAGGGCGACCGATGGGGCATCGTGGGCCGGAACGGGGTGGGCAAGACGACGCTTTTCCGGATGTTGACGGGCGAGGACGAGCCGACGGAAGGCGAGATCTGGCGCCATCCCGGCATCCGCTTCACGCTGCTGAAGCAGAACCGCGGCGAGGAGAGCACGGCCACGGTGGCCGAGGCTGCGCTGGAGCCCTTCGCCGCTCTGGTGGAGATGGAGCGCCGCATCCACTCCGAGGCGGAGGCGCTCGCCCACGTAGTCGAGGGCACGCCCGAGGCGGAGCGGCTGATGCGCTCGTACGACCACCACCTGGAGGAGTTCGGGCGGCGCGGGGGGTACGAGATGCACTCGCGCGCCGACGCCACGCTGGAGGGCCTGGGCTTCCCCGCGGATACGTGGGCGAAGCCCATTCGCGCGCTCAGCGGCGGCGAGCTGGGGCGTCTGCGCCTGGTGCAGACGCTGCTCGCCGAGCCCGACGTGCTCCTTCTCGACGAGCCCACGAACCACCTGGACCTCACCTCCACGGAGTGGCTGGAGGGCTTCCTCAAGTCGTATCCCGGCACCGTCCTCGTCGTCAGCCACGACCGCGTGTTCCTGGAGCGGCTGGCGGACCACGTGCTGCACCTGGAGGAAGGCACGGCGTTCGCCTACACGGGCGACTTCGACAGCTTCCTCACGCAGCGCGAGGAGCGGCGCACGCTCCAGCAGAAGACCTTCGAGAAGCAGCAGGCGTACATCGCCCGCACCGAAGACTTCATCCGCCGCAACCTGGCGGGGCAGAAGACGAAGCAGGCCAAGAGCCGCCGCACCCTCCTCTCGCGCCTGGACCGCGTGGCCGGCGTGTCGGACGAGGGCCGCGCGATGGGCCTGCGCTTCGGCGCGGCGCAGCGGAGCGGCGGCACCGTGCTGCGCGTGGACAAGGTGAGCTGCGCGTACGGCCCGCGGACGCTCTTCGCACCCTTCAGCGCCGAGGTGTCGCGAGAGGAGCGCATCGCCGTCATCGGGCCCAACGGATGCGGCAAGAGCACGCTGATGCGCATCCTGGCCGGCGAGTCCGGGCCGTGCACCGGCTCCGTGACGCTGGGAACGGGAGTTCACCGCGCGTATTACCGGCAGGACTTCACGCACCTGGACCCGAAGAAGAAGATACGCGAGGAGGTCGCCACCGCGGCGCCCAAGCTCACGCTGCCGGAGCTGCGCAGCCACCTTGGGCGCTTCCTCTTCAGCGGCGACGACATCGAGTCGCTGGTGGGCGGGCTGTCCGGCGGCGAGCAGGCGCGCGTGGCGCTCGCCAAGATCACGCTGCAGAAGGTGAACCTGCTGCTGCTGGACGAGCCCACGAACCACCTGGACCTGGAGAGCCGCGAGGTGCTGGAGGAGGCGCTGGAGGGCTTCGACGGCACCATGATCCTCATCTCGCACGACCGCGCGTTCCTGTCCGCCACCGCCACCCGCGTGTGGTCGTTCGAGAACGGCGCGTTCCACGACTTCGCCGGCACGTTCGACGAGTGGATGGAGGCCAAGGAGCGCTCCGCCTCGCCCTCGGGAGATGCGGCGACGGCCGCGAAGTCTTCCGCCGCCCGCTCCGCCTCTGCGGATGCGAAGCCGGCCGCCGCGGGCGTCTCGAAGAACGAGCAGCGCCGCCGCGAGCGGGAGATGGAGAAGCTGGAGAAGCGCATCGCCGAGCTGGAGGCGCGCATGGCCTCCCTCGACGAGCAGCTGGGCGACCCCGCCATCTACGCCGCCGGCGCCGACCTCTCCGTCGCCAAGAAGCTCACCGACGACCGCGCCGCCGCCGAATCCCAGCTCACCTCCGCCTACGCCGACTGGGAGAAAATGGGCGAGCTCCTGGCGGAGGTGTAGTTTTCCGGTCAGTAGTCGGATTACCTTCGGCCAACTATTGCGCTGCGAACCCGAGTATTTTCACTCACCCACACTGAAGCTCGAAAGTCAGAAGCCATGTACGGAGAACGCTGGGAAGTAGTTAGCGATCGTCCGCTTGGGGAGGGAGGCCAGGCGCAGACATTCCTTGTGCGAGACAAAGAAGGGGATCCCGACGCCCGCTTCGCCTTGAAGCGGCTGAAGAACGTCAACAGGGTTGAGCGATTTGAGCAGGAGATCCAAGCTGTTATGGCGCTCAACCATCCGAACGTGCTGTCGCTCGTCGACTACTCGCTCAGAATTGAGGGAAAGCGCGAGAAGCCGTATATGGTCACGGAGTACTGTGCTGGCGGAAGCCTCGCCTCAGGAGATCCAAGCCGATGGGAGAGTGATCCCGCTGCGACGCTCGAATTGTTCGCGCAAATCTGTGATGGCGTGGCAGCAGCGCACCTGAGATCCGGAGGCCCCATCGTCCATCGCGACATCAAGCCGGAGAACGTCCTGCTTCGTGCTGAGGACGGTCCGCCAGTGGTCGGCGACTTCGGCATTGCTTTCGTGCACGACGGAGAGCGTGAGCGTTTGACTGCCGTTGACGAGGCTGTTGGTGCGCGTCTATTTATCGCGCCTGAGCTCGCTGATGGACGTGCCGAAGATGTTAGGCCGTGGAGCGACGTTTACTCGTTGGGCAAGGTTCTCTACTGGATGCTCAACGGTGGGCGCGTCTTCGACCGTGAGCAGCACCGGACGCCTCGCTGGAATCTTCTGGAGAAGCACAAGCGGAATCTGTACGAGCATATCAATCGCTTGCTCGACAAAATGATCACTGTTGAGCCATCCGAACGGTTCCGAACGGCCGAAGAGGCAGCGGGCGCCGCTCGCTACGTTGCTGATCTCATTCGCCGTGACGCAAGGGCTCTCGGCCCAGATCTGACGCAGAGATGCGACTTCTGTAAGCAGGGCGATTACCGTGCAGTTCCTATGAACGACGGGTATGACTATCATAATTTTGTCGGCGGGAAGCAGATTTCGGGAGCTATGTGGCGTGTACTGGTGTGTGAACAGTGCGGTCACGTTCAGTGGTTTAGAATCGAGAATGCTGGTGGCCGCGGTGCTTGGTGGGGAGCGTAAGTGCCGTTTTTCTACCCAACGAATCGTTGCAGTTCATGAAGGCCCGCATCGCTCCATCGCACCAGGGATTTGGGCCTTTCGGCGAGATTCCCGATGACAGGTCTTGCGCGCTCGCCCTGCACCCGGAACGTTGAGGCGTAAGGCTGTATTAGACCGTCCAAAACCCTGAGTTCTGAATGCGAAAGAGAGATTGGGATGTGTTGTTCTCGGAATATGACCTTAGCCGCGTGCTCGACGCACAACTGGGGAAGGTCAACGATCAAGTGCGAGCGATACCAGAAAAACAATTCGACGCGCAAACGGACGAGTATATCTCCGCGACAGTGGCCGCCGAGCTACTGATCGCTCCGCTCGAACTCGACGAATTGGGTATCTCAGTGTCGTCGCAGGAGATCAAGATCGATGTGAGCGGGGACCCCAATCGGTATTTCTTTGAGGCGGGCCCACACTACGTCGACGGGATTGAGGTGACGTATCACGTCCCATACACCGGAGATAAAACTCTTTTTCGCTGCAGACCGAACCATTTTACGCTGAGTCACCCTCGGGCGGTGGTTCAGAATGGCGAACTGAGATTTCCAGTCGACGATTCTCGCAGAGACGTGGTCGGGACGAAAACGGAATTTCAGCAGGATATCTCCGCGTTGAAACAGTGGTTGCCATGGGTTAATGGTCAGGTTGGGACGTTTAATGCCTCTCTTGAACAGGCGGTGCGCACTCACGTCCACAGCCGTCGTGCAGAGTTTACAAAGATAAAGGAAGGCCTCGGCTCCTTGGGATTCCCTGTACGGGGGGCGAAAACGGCGCGGTCTATCTCCATGTCCCCAGACCTACCTAAACGACGCCGGGAAAAGCCCAGGAGACGCGGCGGCAGTACGACGTCGCCTTGTCGTTCGCCGGAGAAGATAGGCCTTTTGTCGAAAATGTCGCGCAGGAGCTAAAGAACGCGGGTATAGAGGTATTCTACGATGGGTTCGAGGAGGCAAACCTGTGGGGAAAGGACTTAGCTGACCATCTCGGGAAGATCTACTCCGAGGACTGTCATTTCGTGGTGATGTTTGTTTCAAAACACTATGCAGAGAAAGCTTGGCCGAGCCACGAACGTCAGTTCGCCTTGGGCCGTGCATTGAAAGGAGAGAAAGAAAGAGTTCTGCCTGTGCGCATGGATAATACAGATGTTCCAGGCTTACCTTCAACAATTGGATATTTGGATGTTCGCGTCCTGACTCCGCTAAAGCTTGCAGAACTCATTCGGCAGAAGCTTGATGCTGAATGACCTGCTGCCGATAGCCACAATCTCACAATCGGCTGCCGCGGTACTGAGGCGTCCGTGAATTGGACCCGGCGAAAGTGTGGCGCACTCGTGACCGGGTGTCGTAAGTCCCTGCTTCCTCCTCAGAGGTTCGCGGCCACGACACCGATGCCGATAATACGTTGTCGACATTTGCCGGCCGTGGGTCTCTTGGCGTGGGGCAGCATCCTGCAACATCGTAGCCGGCCCGGACGGTGGCGGTACGATGCGGGTCTGAGCTAGCATCCCGGCGGAAAGCCACTGCTTGCCGGCTTGCCGACTGGGCCCGGACGTACGCTACGGCGGTTTCGCCCCAAGCCCTCGCGCCGTCGGGATTCCCTGGCCTGAAACGCGGGCGTTCCTGCCACCCGTTTGAAGTTTGAGCACGAGTTGCGGCACAATGTCGATTCCTGACCCGTTCGTTCGTCGTCCTGATGAGACGGTACACGTCCGGCTCAAACCATCGAACAAGGAGACAGACGATGCGAGTTATGGTCTTTGCGAAAGCTACCGCCGCCGCCGAACCGGGCGTACCCCCTACGCATGAGGCGTTCGAGGCGATGGACCGGTTCACCGAGGAGCTGGTCGAAGCCGGCGTCCTGGTGGCCGCGGCCGGCCTCAAGAACAGCGCCCAGGCCAAGCGCATCGCGTTTGACGGTCGCAACCACACGATCACCGACGGCCCGTTCGCCGAGACCAAGGAGCTGATCGCCGGCTTCTCGATCTGGGAGGTCAAGGACATGGACGAGGCGGTCGCGTGGGCGAAGCGCGGGCCCATGTTGGGCGAGGTCGAGATCCGGCCCTTCTACGAGCCCGAGGATCTGGCCGAGTACCTGACCCCCGAGGAGCTCTCGACGCCTCGCGAAGGCACGCGCGGGAAGCTCGGCGTCGCCTGACGGCGTCGGCCGGAGCCGGCTTGCTGCTTCTACGGCTGCCAAGACAGGGCAGAGGGGCCGCAGACGAGACAGGCGGGATCACAACGGCTTTCACATCGACCGGCGTCGGCGCATCGACGACCGCGCTGCCGCCGAGTCTCAGCTCGCCCATCCCCACGCTGAGTGGAAGATGGGCGAGTTTCTCGTAGTGATTTGGTTCCTGCTGCAATCCTCCCTCCTCGGCAGTTAGATTCACTACACTTCCTTCGCTCGCATATTCATGGGAAAGTACCAGAAGCTTCTTCTCCAGGTCGGCAGGTGGCTCTGAAGCGAACATCAGCTTTGGCGACTTGTGCCAGATGCTGAACAGGATGGGCTTCACTCAACGGGTGTCAGGAAGTCACTATGTCTTCAGACGAGCCGACGTGACGGAACGGCTTGTCCTCGTTCAAGGCAAGCATGTGAAGCCGTATCAGGTTCGTCAGGTCCGATCGTTGATCCTTCGCTACAACTTGTCCCTGGAGGACTGATGTATCGTTACGAGGTAATCATCTACTGGAGCACGGAGGACGATGCGTACATCGCCGACGTCCCTGAGCTGCCGGGCTGCATGGTGCATGGAGACACGTAGGAAGCTGCTCTGGCAAGCGCTCAGCAGGCCATTCAGCTCTGGATCGATACCGCGACCGAGTTCGGCGATCCCATTCCCGAACCCAAGGGCCGCCGTTTGATGTACGCCTGAGGCCAGCTTCCGACAGTGAAAGAGAGATCATGCCGCACGTGGTCGCGGGATACGGAGTGATGGTGGAGCCGAGCGAGGACGGCGGCGGCTATATTGCCAACGTCGTGAGCCTGCCCGGCTGCATGGCGCACGGCAACACGATCCAGTCCGCCCTCGCGAGTGCGGAGGAGGCCGTGGAAGCCTGGCTCCGCCGCGCCACCGAAGCCGGCCGCCCCATCCCGCC
This window harbors:
- a CDS encoding LEA type 2 family protein, whose product is MTNVKRALSSVAVLAAVALSACTGSLKQPTIDLQGLSLAGFGLQGGTVMVNLRVHNPNSLGFRTENLTYDLYLKNPNATGDSAWTRFAQGTSDEKWTIEGFQTRDIQIPVSFSYGLLGGAGSALLRNGSFEYRALGHVDVHTGLGSRQVPFRKTGVVYMSGATR
- a CDS encoding TIR domain-containing protein, which translates into the protein MSFAGEDRPFVENVAQELKNAGIEVFYDGFEEANLWGKDLADHLGKIYSEDCHFVVMFVSKHYAEKAWPSHERQFALGRALKGEKERVLPVRMDNTDVPGLPSTIGYLDVRVLTPLKLAELIRQKLDAE
- a CDS encoding type II toxin-antitoxin system HicB family antitoxin produces the protein MPHVVAGYGVMVEPSEDGGGYIANVVSLPGCMAHGNTIQSALASAEEAVEAWLRRATEAGRPIPPRDVP
- a CDS encoding ABC-F family ATP-binding cassette domain-containing protein → MTLVRLTGAGRQFGDRWVLRDVSFTVAQGDRWGIVGRNGVGKTTLFRMLTGEDEPTEGEIWRHPGIRFTLLKQNRGEESTATVAEAALEPFAALVEMERRIHSEAEALAHVVEGTPEAERLMRSYDHHLEEFGRRGGYEMHSRADATLEGLGFPADTWAKPIRALSGGELGRLRLVQTLLAEPDVLLLDEPTNHLDLTSTEWLEGFLKSYPGTVLVVSHDRVFLERLADHVLHLEEGTAFAYTGDFDSFLTQREERRTLQQKTFEKQQAYIARTEDFIRRNLAGQKTKQAKSRRTLLSRLDRVAGVSDEGRAMGLRFGAAQRSGGTVLRVDKVSCAYGPRTLFAPFSAEVSREERIAVIGPNGCGKSTLMRILAGESGPCTGSVTLGTGVHRAYYRQDFTHLDPKKKIREEVATAAPKLTLPELRSHLGRFLFSGDDIESLVGGLSGGEQARVALAKITLQKVNLLLLDEPTNHLDLESREVLEEALEGFDGTMILISHDRAFLSATATRVWSFENGAFHDFAGTFDEWMEAKERSASPSGDAATAAKSSAARSASADAKPAAAGVSKNEQRRREREMEKLEKRIAELEARMASLDEQLGDPAIYAAGADLSVAKKLTDDRAAAESQLTSAYADWEKMGELLAEV
- a CDS encoding ABC transporter ATP-binding protein, which translates into the protein MPNPASAHVTGPASPEKAAPRAGVNGDAPLVVRGVRKGYRRGVVLRDVSFEVRVGEAVALLGSNGAGKSTLLGCLTGDRLPDAGEVRLCGADPFSDLAAAARCMGFVPEQPFLYGELTVGEMLQFVAAARGIAVPDAEREAARLLSLLGLAGAEGTLCRELSQGMGRKTAIIAALLHGPRVILLDEALNGLDRTSAGRLIAELDARRAAGAAVLLSSHDLDLVAEWCGRGLMLAPGGVWRVLEGSDWEAWRKSPTLNAGT
- a CDS encoding type II toxin-antitoxin system HicB family antitoxin gives rise to the protein MYRYEVIIYWSTEDDAYIADVPELPGCMVHGDT
- a CDS encoding serine/threonine-protein kinase, producing the protein MYGERWEVVSDRPLGEGGQAQTFLVRDKEGDPDARFALKRLKNVNRVERFEQEIQAVMALNHPNVLSLVDYSLRIEGKREKPYMVTEYCAGGSLASGDPSRWESDPAATLELFAQICDGVAAAHLRSGGPIVHRDIKPENVLLRAEDGPPVVGDFGIAFVHDGERERLTAVDEAVGARLFIAPELADGRAEDVRPWSDVYSLGKVLYWMLNGGRVFDREQHRTPRWNLLEKHKRNLYEHINRLLDKMITVEPSERFRTAEEAAGAARYVADLIRRDARALGPDLTQRCDFCKQGDYRAVPMNDGYDYHNFVGGKQISGAMWRVLVCEQCGHVQWFRIENAGGRGAWWGA
- a CDS encoding YciI family protein, with product MRVMVFAKATAAAEPGVPPTHEAFEAMDRFTEELVEAGVLVAAAGLKNSAQAKRIAFDGRNHTITDGPFAETKELIAGFSIWEVKDMDEAVAWAKRGPMLGEVEIRPFYEPEDLAEYLTPEELSTPREGTRGKLGVA